Proteins encoded in a region of the Alosa sapidissima isolate fAloSap1 chromosome 19, fAloSap1.pri, whole genome shotgun sequence genome:
- the LOC121693772 gene encoding uncharacterized protein LOC121693772 isoform X2, which yields METPTTIMKRVDLLCGRLQKVETAGNTELENRASSKLEEISIKMEREDRVSDLRELEIYFIALEKDRNNLQNLLQEQREEHTMTLAALEREMIQERMDWDRQMRKREEALLSAFMSVAISKEKLMKDLMGRMRAIKHLEETSGIGPMVSQEKKLRKLQCFRKHQAISDVSPQDTIHLGGTAGNGPAKSLDRQPRKWWCFGQHQTTPDFAPQETSSVTANTRVAALQQIAKLEERIRKAENKKQQKALKKAEKQAKKAEKKAMNAEKRAKREGQKAENRDDVMHIQLDGQDIVVHYPVPCSCLFCVFGRRRMARRKRQ from the exons ATGGAAACTCCAACAACCATCATGAAGAGAGTTGATCTCCTCTGTGGACGCCTCCAGAAGGTTGAAACCGCTGGAAACACAGAGCTGGAGAACAGGGCCTCATCTAAGCTGGAGGAGATCTCCataaagatggagagggaggacagGGTCTCTGATCTGAGAGAGCTTGAAATATATTTCATTGCTCTTGAGAAGGACAGAAACAACCTCCAGAATCTCCTGCAAGAGCAGAGGGAGGAACACACGATGACCCTGGCTGCTCTGGAGAGGGAAATGATCCAGGAGAGAATGGATTGGGACAGgcagatgaggaagagagaggaggcccTGCTGTCTGCTTTTATGTCTGTGGCTATCAGCAAAGAAAAGCTGATGAAAGACCTGATGGGCAGAATG AGGGCCATCAAACACCTGGAAGAAACGTCTGGGATTGGACCCATGGTAAGCCAGGAAAAGAAACTCAGAAAACTGCAGTGTTTCAGAAAACACCAGGCCATTTCTGACGTTTCTCCTCAG GATACCATACACTTGGGAGGAACAGCAGGGAACGGTCCTGCAAAGAGCCTGGACAGACAACCCAGGAAATGGTGGTGTTTTGGACAGCATCAGACCACCCCTGATTTTGCTCCCCAG GAAACCAGCAGTGTGACTGCAAACACAAGAGTGGCAGCTCTGCAGCAGATCGCAAAGCTGGAGGAGCGCATCAGGAAGGCTGAAAATAAAAAGCAGCAGAAAGCCCTCAAGAAagcggaaaaacaagcgaagaAGGCCGAAAAGAAAGCAATGAACGCCGAGAAGAGAGcaaaaagagagggacagaaagcaGAGAACAGGGATGATGTGATGCACATCCAGCTGGATGGTCAAGATATTGTGGTCCACTACCCTGTTCCTTGCTCATGTTTGTTTTGCGTCTTTGGCCGCAGAAGAATGGCCAGGCGAAAAAGGCAGTAG
- the LOC121693772 gene encoding uncharacterized protein LOC121693772 isoform X1, translated as METPTTIMKRVDLLCGRLQKVETAGNTELENRASSKLEEISIKMEREDRVSDLRELEIYFIALEKDRNNLQNLLQEQREEHTMTLAALEREMIQERMDWDRQMRKREEALLSAFMSVAISKEKLMKDLMGRMVGRMRAIKHLEETSGIGPMVSQEKKLRKLQCFRKHQAISDVSPQDTIHLGGTAGNGPAKSLDRQPRKWWCFGQHQTTPDFAPQETSSVTANTRVAALQQIAKLEERIRKAENKKQQKALKKAEKQAKKAEKKAMNAEKRAKREGQKAENRDDVMHIQLDGQDIVVHYPVPCSCLFCVFGRRRMARRKRQ; from the exons ATGGAAACTCCAACAACCATCATGAAGAGAGTTGATCTCCTCTGTGGACGCCTCCAGAAGGTTGAAACCGCTGGAAACACAGAGCTGGAGAACAGGGCCTCATCTAAGCTGGAGGAGATCTCCataaagatggagagggaggacagGGTCTCTGATCTGAGAGAGCTTGAAATATATTTCATTGCTCTTGAGAAGGACAGAAACAACCTCCAGAATCTCCTGCAAGAGCAGAGGGAGGAACACACGATGACCCTGGCTGCTCTGGAGAGGGAAATGATCCAGGAGAGAATGGATTGGGACAGgcagatgaggaagagagaggaggcccTGCTGTCTGCTTTTATGTCTGTGGCTATCAGCAAAGAAAAGCTGATGAAAGACCTGATGGGCAGAATGGTGGGCAGAATG AGGGCCATCAAACACCTGGAAGAAACGTCTGGGATTGGACCCATGGTAAGCCAGGAAAAGAAACTCAGAAAACTGCAGTGTTTCAGAAAACACCAGGCCATTTCTGACGTTTCTCCTCAG GATACCATACACTTGGGAGGAACAGCAGGGAACGGTCCTGCAAAGAGCCTGGACAGACAACCCAGGAAATGGTGGTGTTTTGGACAGCATCAGACCACCCCTGATTTTGCTCCCCAG GAAACCAGCAGTGTGACTGCAAACACAAGAGTGGCAGCTCTGCAGCAGATCGCAAAGCTGGAGGAGCGCATCAGGAAGGCTGAAAATAAAAAGCAGCAGAAAGCCCTCAAGAAagcggaaaaacaagcgaagaAGGCCGAAAAGAAAGCAATGAACGCCGAGAAGAGAGcaaaaagagagggacagaaagcaGAGAACAGGGATGATGTGATGCACATCCAGCTGGATGGTCAAGATATTGTGGTCCACTACCCTGTTCCTTGCTCATGTTTGTTTTGCGTCTTTGGCCGCAGAAGAATGGCCAGGCGAAAAAGGCAGTAG